The sequence TAACGGCGGTAGCTGCAGGTAAATACTATCTGTTTGCCCGCTCATCAGAAGGTTGCTACAGTAGCCCGACAGTACTGACCGTTGAAATCGTAAATTGTAACTGTCCGAATCTGGCAGAAGTTCAGGTTGGTCCTGGCCTGGCGACATGCTCGGTAGATCCGGTTACAGTGAAAGCAACAATTTCGGGTTCGGCTACGAGTGTAACCTGGACATCAAATGGTACCGGTACATTTAGTGCTCCCAATAGTCTGACTTCCACGTATACACCGTCAGCTACCGATATAACGGCTGGGTCAGTACTGATTACGGCCACCACAAACGACCCAGATGGTGCAGGTGATTGTAGTGCATCTACAAGCTCACTGATCCTGAAAGTCAATAAGCGGCCAGAAGCACCAACTGGTGTTGCCTGCGATGACACCCTAATTTGTCAGGGTGGCGCGACTAAGCTGATCGGGTTTGCTCCGGGTTCCAAAATTAACTGGTATGATCAGGATGGTAAATTGATTGGCTCGACGCTGAGCGGTGGCAAACAAACGATTCAGCCAGCGAAAACGGGCATCAATATTTATTATGCCGAAGCCATAAGTGCTGAAAACTGTACTAGCGTTACGCGCTCATCAGTAACTGTAACAGTTGGCTCATGTCAGGCCGATCTGGCCGTAGTTAAGCGGGTTGTGACGGCTGGCCCTTATAGTGTAGGACAGAAAATCACCTACTCGATAACCGCTACGAACAATGGCCCAATTACAGGTACTGCTGTAAAAGTAACCGATCTATTGCCGTCGACATTGATGTTTGTCAGCGCGACTCCAGCAGAGGAATATAGTGCTGCTACCGGGGTCTGGACTATCGGTACCTTAACAACGGGCTCAAACCGTAATCTGCTTATTGAAGCAACGATAATTGGAACAGGTACAGGTTCAATTAAGAATACGGCGATAATCGGTGGTTCGAACAACGATCCTGGCCTCCCTGGCAATGATACATCGTCAGTGACCATCCCGATGAACCCGTGCTCTGTTGAGCCACCTTATATTGCATGTGCCGTTAGTGAAATCTGCAAAGGCGATGTGGCTACTCTGAAAGCAACGGGTTGTACTAGTGGTACTGTCATCTGGTCTGATGGTCAGCGAGGGCTCTCAGTATCAGTTAAGCCTGAAGTAACAGCAACCTATACAGCCAGCTGCATTTCTGGCACAAGCTGTACGAGCGGAGTTTCCAACCTGGTCACCATTACAGTTCGTGATCCGCAGCCACCGACAATTGTGGCCAGTGCCACGACCGTCTGCCCTGGTGCTTCGGTCACTCTGACTGCATCGGGCTGCACTGGTGGTATCGTCGAATGGTCAGAAGGCCCCCAAACCGGTGCCTCTATTGTGGTCAATCCGATGACCAAAACCACTTATACTGCTACCTGCATCATTGGTACCTGTCTGAGCAAGCCAGCCACTAAAACCATTGATATTGCAACAGACGTGCCGACACCGAGCATCGTTAGCAGTGCAACGGCGGTTTGTCCAGGCAGCAACGTTACACTGACGATCAACGGCTGTCTGGGTACGCCACAGTGGAGTAGCACAACGGCTACCACAAGCAGCATTGTTGTTACGCCAACAGCAGGCAATAAAGTCTTCACGGTTTACTGTAATACAGGTAGCTGCGCAAGCAAGTCCTCGCAGCCTATCGTGATTCAACTAGTCGCACCGACGATTCCAACCATCAGTGCGGATGTGGATTCGGTCTGTGCCAATGCCAAAGTGGTACTGACGGCCTATGGCTGTACGGGTACCGTGGTATGGAGTGATAAACAGGTGGGAAGCAGCATTTCAGTCTACCCATCAGCTAGCACGAGCTATTTTGCCCAGTGCAAAACGGGTGAGAATTGCATCAGTGACCCATCGGCTTCGTTGCCGGTAACGGTAGTATCGCCTTCGGTCCCGATTGTGAAGGCTTCGAGCCTGTCGGTCTGTAGCGGTCAGGTGATCTCGCTAACGGCTACGGGCTGTAACGGAACAGTGCAATGGGTGGGTCTGGATAAAGTTGGTCCAATCATCCAGGTCGTGCCTGGTGAATCCAGAGACTACTATGCTACTTGCAAAGTTGGCAATTGTACTAGTGATCCATCAAACAAAGTACGTGTTACTGTGTCTACATCGGGTCTTGCAGCGCCAACTGTTACCGCGTCAAGTCTATCGGTCTGTAGCAGTGCCGTCGTTTCACTGACCGCTACGGGTTGTACGGGCGACATTATCTGGTCCGATAATCAGAGAGGGGCCGTAGTAACGGTAACTGCTACGCCAACGAATAAGTCGTTCTATGCCATATGCCGGCCGGCTAACACCACGCTCTGCGCCAGCGGTCAGTCGAACGTGATCAATATCGATGTGACACCCACACCCAGACCGACCATTGTCCGCTGTGTGTGTAGTGCCGATACGATCTGTCCAGGCGAAACCGTCAAACTTAATGTGAAAAACTGCGTCGGAACCCCTCACTGGAGCACCCAGGAGACAACCGCCAGCATCGTTGTATCCCCTAGTGTGACCACTTCCTATACCGTCTTCTGCCAGCAGGGCGCTTGTCCTAGCGAAGTATCGGCTACCTATACCGTTACTGTAATGCCAGTCGGTGCTCCCACCATTGTGGCCTCGGCCACCGCTGTGGAGCCGGGAGGAACGATCTCACTTACGGCAACGGGCTGTATTGGCGAGGTGATCTGGTCAGCTATGGATGCTACGGGCAATAACCGGGGGTCGGTATTGGTGGTCCAGCCAGATGGAGCCCAGACCTACTATGCACAGTGTAAATTCCATGACTGCCTGAGTACTCCGTCCAATGCCATCATCATCAACAAAGGTGATTGTGTAGCGAAAGCCGGTACGCTGGTTCCTGTGAGCCCGACGGTTTGTGTAGGAACTAGTACTAGTGTAATTGTGGCGGCTACACCCAATGGTGGTTTGGTTCAGCCAGCGGGCTACTCGGTACTGTACCTGCTGACTCAGGGAGCGGGTCTGGTTGTCGAACAAACCAGTGCCACGCCTAGCTTTAGTCTGTCAGCGGTGGGAGCTGAATACACCATCCATACGCTGGTTTATAACGCGACTTCTGGCGATAAGAACTACCTGAATCTATCGGCTGTCAAACCGGGCATTACCACGAGTGCCGATGTGCTCAAGTTGATCACCGACCAGCATGTCTGTGCGGATCTGGATCTAATAGGAGCCAAGGTTAGTGTACGGGTAGTGGCTCCGCCAACGCTGAGCGCAGGCTCTTCCACAACTGTCTGTGCAGGCTCTAGCGTGACGCTGACAGCCCAGGGTTGTACGAATGGAACCGTAACATGGAGTGACCAATCGATAGGAGCAAGCATCGTTAAAGTGCTCAATAGCGATCTATCGATAACGGCTATCTGTACAGTGGATGGTTGCTCGAGTGGGGTATCGCAACCACTGGTGCTGAAGCTGGGTACACCAGCCATTCCAGCCATCGCGGTTGATAAACCCGTCATCTGCACTAGTGAAACCGTCTCGCTGACGGCTGTCGGCTGCGCTGGAGGCACCTATGTCTGGTCGGATCCGGCCAGTACCACCGGCAGTATATTGACGGTTACGCCTACCCAAACGGTACAGTACCGAGTGAAATGCGTGGTGGGCCAATGCGCCAGTGAATGGTCGGCTTTCAACACGATTACGGTCGGAGCTCCGGCTGCCCCCACGGTTTCGGTGGCTGGTGGTTCGACCAGCACGACGGCCTGCTTCGGCTCGCCAGTGACGCTGGTGGCCCAGGGTTGCCCCGACAATAGTTATGTAACCTGGTCGAATGATCAGGTGGGCCAATCAATCACGGTCTCACTGACAACAAGTGCAACTTACACGGCCAGTTGCAATAGCTCGGCTCAGTGTAAGAGCGCGGCATCGAATGCCGTGGCAGTTACGGTGTTGCCCAAAGTGGCTTCGCCTACGGTGGTAGACAAGCTAAACAGTTGCCCCTTCAACACGGTGGATCTGAGCACAGCGGTGAGCAGTACGGTTTCGACTTCCGGAGGTGTATTTGAGTACTATACAGATGCGACCCTAAGTGCAGCCTCGAAAGTAGCCAATCCTTCAGTGGTCGGCACCGGGACGTACTATGTAGTCGAGAGGACGGTGAGCGGCTGTATGAGTCTGCCAGTGGTGGTTCATGTACAGATCACTGGTTGCGAAGCACAGCTACCTTGCGATGAGCGAAATCCGGCGACGGCCAATGCGGGAAAAGATGCGGGCATTTGTGCGGCCAAGACCTACCAATTAGCGGGTGTGCTGGGAGGATCGGGTAAAACCGCTCACTGGACTACCAGCGGCAATGGTACGTTTGATAATGCCTTCGCGTTGAATGCAGTCTACACGGCCAGTGCAGAAGACATCCTGGCTGGCAAGGTGACGCTGACATTGTCGGTGAGTACCAACAATGCCAGTTGTCCGGTAGCGACCGACGATATGATTCTGACTATCGAGGGAAGCAAAACCATACCGACTATTTCAATCCTTGGGTCTACCAGTTTATGTTATGGCGACTCGGTACGGTTGAAAGCACCCGATGGCGCGGCCAGTTACTTGTGGAACAACAAAGCCACGACCCAAACCATTGTGGTAAAAGCCAGTGGCGTCTATAATGTACAAGTGCTGGATCCAAAAGGATGTAGTTCAGTAAAATCAGGTAATGTCACGGTGAATGTGGCTGATCCGGTTCTGCCTCCGCTGGTGTCGAATCTGCGCAACAGCTGCCCCGCGAAAATTGTAGACTTGACGAAAGCGCTCTCTTCAACCATCGCTGGTTATTCGTACAACTACCGGATTTGTGAATGCAACACCTCGAATGTGGTGATTCGCCCGGACTCGGTTTGCGAAGGAACTTACTGGGTGGTGGCAAAAGGGCCCACAGGTTGTTTGAGTGCACCCGCCAAAATCGAGGTAAAAGTCTTCAACTGTGCGGCTGATACACTGACGGCCGATGTGGTGATGGCAAAAACGGCCGACAAGTCGGTAGTGAAACGCGGAGAACTGGTAACCTACACGCTGACGGTAAGCAACCAGGGTAAGTACACCGCACACAACGTCGATGTACGGGATGTGCTGCCTAAAGGACTGGAACTGGTTTCGGTACTAACACCGAAGGCTTCGGTCTCGTACGGGGTGCTGACCAAACGAATCGACAGTTTGCCAGTGGGCAAAAGCGAGTCGGTTGTGTTCACGGCTCGTTTGCTAACCAAAGGCGAAGTGGTGAATACGGCACAGATCACCTATCTGGATAATGTGGACACCGATCTGACCAACAATAGCTCAAGCGTAACCGTGAAAGACACGTCGGCGGCTAAAACAGGTATTGTTGGGTTGGCCAAAGCAGTTGTTGGCACTCCGACCGCTGTGGGTGACTCGCTGATCAATATTCGCTATGGATTTGTGGTCACCAACTTCGGAGATGATACGCTCAAAGGTGTTCAGGTGAAAGATGATCTGGCACACGCGTTCGCTCCGAATCAGATCGAAGCTGCAACGGTTAGCACGACGAGCGCGGACTTTAGTCTGGCCTATAACCCAGCCTTTACCGGAACAGGTGCCAATACGAATCTATTCGACTCGACAAGTAGCTACATAGCACCAGGACGCTCACAAACATTCTTCCTGGATGTAACGGTTAAGCGTACTTCAGGGGATTCCACAAAAACGTTCAGCAACATTGCTGCGATATCGGCGCTGAGTAACGGTACTAAGGTCGAAGACGTTTCTGTCGATGGTGGTGATGTAGATCCGGACAACGATGGCGATCCGACTAACAACACAGGCTACTCTACATTTACGCTGGGCGCACCCCAGACAAGTGGACCGAGCATCGGTGTTGCACTAGC comes from Spirosoma aureum and encodes:
- a CDS encoding SdrD B-like domain-containing protein, with the protein product MVRLKGRLITYLLQLLQAKPTKPLSGDNKSTSFFTAVVKPPTEDLKINRSIRADCEPPDIPLTGLPSPPGQSTICLHQASTFLGQQPMNERTLLNQSYLANVSRTVPDTGQNLEPAEIDPSEANNLKKLLLPFIAFTHSLLQSKQLMKTAFSLLGLLFLIAGSAHAQAPATIDLSVSKKISKQNPALGDVISYTVIVRNGAGSATATNVVVKDQLPLGGVSYVAGSATTVRGTGNYTSATGLWSLSAVAPGDSAILTLQATVLERGVWFNTAEVMSADQTDADSQPNNQSLGEDDYSTVCFSVPIYWYAGDEFTVTVPSGYRNITWYRNNVNVTTVSADLAVINADSSLTIKSPGTYRFTTSINGCPALNCCDIEVIQGLFGSLGNYVWNDTNKDGLQNDGATGVDGVKVYLYNSTGTTKLDSTITAGGGRYLFDSLTDGQYKVKFAIQPNFTFSQQDVASTPTDSLDSDAGSDGFTSVYTIDTSKPVSDIARNNPNVDAGLILSTAGLGDYVFADNNKNGIQDGGDTPIPGVKVVLYVNGVASLTTTTDVTGFYSFTGLTSGGSTTYSVGFTTPSGYTATLANQGGDDTKDSDADIVTGLTQSITLAAGEFNTSLDAGFIPSTASLGDYVFADNNKNGIQDGGDTPISGVVVVLLDANNSPLKSITTDASGIYSFTGLTPGVPYSVSFVTPAGYTSTTANLGGDSAKDSDANSITGQTQSVTLAAGEYNPTLDAGFTPSCPTNFSLIASNDANMCNGDSIKLTASSLPGAKICWFLTPTDGTAFAIVGNGELVTVKPTITTTYYVEATVNGCYSARKPVIITVNTIQTPVILSTIKNKCPEQTVNLATIPVDNNNPAQTYEWYTSTTRSQATRVTNLTAVAAGKYYLFARSSEGCYSSPTVLTVEIVNCNCPNLAEVQVGPGLATCSVDPVTVKATISGSATSVTWTSNGTGTFSAPNSLTSTYTPSATDITAGSVLITATTNDPDGAGDCSASTSSLILKVNKRPEAPTGVACDDTLICQGGATKLIGFAPGSKINWYDQDGKLIGSTLSGGKQTIQPAKTGINIYYAEAISAENCTSVTRSSVTVTVGSCQADLAVVKRVVTAGPYSVGQKITYSITATNNGPITGTAVKVTDLLPSTLMFVSATPAEEYSAATGVWTIGTLTTGSNRNLLIEATIIGTGTGSIKNTAIIGGSNNDPGLPGNDTSSVTIPMNPCSVEPPYIACAVSEICKGDVATLKATGCTSGTVIWSDGQRGLSVSVKPEVTATYTASCISGTSCTSGVSNLVTITVRDPQPPTIVASATTVCPGASVTLTASGCTGGIVEWSEGPQTGASIVVNPMTKTTYTATCIIGTCLSKPATKTIDIATDVPTPSIVSSATAVCPGSNVTLTINGCLGTPQWSSTTATTSSIVVTPTAGNKVFTVYCNTGSCASKSSQPIVIQLVAPTIPTISADVDSVCANAKVVLTAYGCTGTVVWSDKQVGSSISVYPSASTSYFAQCKTGENCISDPSASLPVTVVSPSVPIVKASSLSVCSGQVISLTATGCNGTVQWVGLDKVGPIIQVVPGESRDYYATCKVGNCTSDPSNKVRVTVSTSGLAAPTVTASSLSVCSSAVVSLTATGCTGDIIWSDNQRGAVVTVTATPTNKSFYAICRPANTTLCASGQSNVINIDVTPTPRPTIVRCVCSADTICPGETVKLNVKNCVGTPHWSTQETTASIVVSPSVTTSYTVFCQQGACPSEVSATYTVTVMPVGAPTIVASATAVEPGGTISLTATGCIGEVIWSAMDATGNNRGSVLVVQPDGAQTYYAQCKFHDCLSTPSNAIIINKGDCVAKAGTLVPVSPTVCVGTSTSVIVAATPNGGLVQPAGYSVLYLLTQGAGLVVEQTSATPSFSLSAVGAEYTIHTLVYNATSGDKNYLNLSAVKPGITTSADVLKLITDQHVCADLDLIGAKVSVRVVAPPTLSAGSSTTVCAGSSVTLTAQGCTNGTVTWSDQSIGASIVKVLNSDLSITAICTVDGCSSGVSQPLVLKLGTPAIPAIAVDKPVICTSETVSLTAVGCAGGTYVWSDPASTTGSILTVTPTQTVQYRVKCVVGQCASEWSAFNTITVGAPAAPTVSVAGGSTSTTACFGSPVTLVAQGCPDNSYVTWSNDQVGQSITVSLTTSATYTASCNSSAQCKSAASNAVAVTVLPKVASPTVVDKLNSCPFNTVDLSTAVSSTVSTSGGVFEYYTDATLSAASKVANPSVVGTGTYYVVERTVSGCMSLPVVVHVQITGCEAQLPCDERNPATANAGKDAGICAAKTYQLAGVLGGSGKTAHWTTSGNGTFDNAFALNAVYTASAEDILAGKVTLTLSVSTNNASCPVATDDMILTIEGSKTIPTISILGSTSLCYGDSVRLKAPDGAASYLWNNKATTQTIVVKASGVYNVQVLDPKGCSSVKSGNVTVNVADPVLPPLVSNLRNSCPAKIVDLTKALSSTIAGYSYNYRICECNTSNVVIRPDSVCEGTYWVVAKGPTGCLSAPAKIEVKVFNCAADTLTADVVMAKTADKSVVKRGELVTYTLTVSNQGKYTAHNVDVRDVLPKGLELVSVLTPKASVSYGVLTKRIDSLPVGKSESVVFTARLLTKGEVVNTAQITYLDNVDTDLTNNSSSVTVKDTSAAKTGIVGLAKAVVGTPTAVGDSLINIRYGFVVTNFGDDTLKGVQVKDDLAHAFAPNQIEAATVSTTSADFSLAYNPAFTGTGANTNLFDSTSSYIAPGRSQTFFLDVTVKRTSGDSTKTFSNIAAISALSNGTKVEDVSVDGGDVDPDNDGDPTNNTGYSTFTLGAPQTSGPSIGVALAVVKIELQPDSSYNVTYKATVKNFGDVALYGISLTDSLAKAFPAPATYSVVGSPVVGAGSHLVANAAFNGNTEPNLLTNASYLNASEQDTVLITVNVKTNGNKGPFYSTITGEGHTADTTQTVTDISNNGLDPKPAGATATGVRFDLPTALLGVAKSVGKPALLQTGIYDVTYTIKLSNLGMVPLTNVQVVDNLSQTFGHGALIVDDRIQVTADSGLTADSLYTGQGLITNMLVDSLSTLPVGATRNLVFTVRVNAKNADSLTFYNTAYATALSPDNVVVADTSTAGINEDPDNDLDPRNNNEPTPVSLNGLSGASYIGVAMAVADTLRQPDGSFNVTYQIVVQNFGSTILRSVSVSDSLSKVFNSQTGSRYTVVKAPITTSTGSTLKLNPNFDGNAESLIVIGDSTSTLLPGQIDTILVVVNVATNGSTTTFLNSAFAQANSPTGVVTDVSTNGLIADLNGNGNPTDDNEREATPLNLPPTDQSVFIPEGFSPNGDGLNDLFVIRGLTGVTVSLEVYNRWGNMVYKNEDYHNDWNGKPNTGVTVGSDADGLPDGTYYYVIRTSDGRRFVHYMMINR